The following DNA comes from Miscanthus floridulus cultivar M001 chromosome 5, ASM1932011v1, whole genome shotgun sequence.
TCATGTCTGTGTGCTGTGTTGTGTCCCTCGAATTGTAGTAAATTTTAACTTCCACGCGGGTTTACTGAAAACTACCACAACCAGTTACCATCCACTGCATATTGTGAATTGGCTTTGCCTgtacttttttttttaattttgaattttgacATGCATTTATTACCACCGTAGTGAGACATTACTATCCATACTAGTACCAGTTTTGGATTCGAATATGTGaaccttttttcttttcttgcaGTACGCACAGGCCTGTCTGGGACTCGGTGAGTGAGCCTCACACTCCCTGTGAACCTACTGAAATGTCAATTTAAGATTGCTTCCTCATCTAGTTAAGCATTACCATAGTGCTGATAAATTTGCAGGAGAAGAAGGTTATAGTAGAGACAAATGGACCTCATATCGCACGTATCTCTGTTTTTGAGGTATGTGGCCCTTGGAATAACTAAAAGCATGTTGAGTGCTGCCCTTGGATTAACTAAAAGCATGCTATCTACGTTCTTACCTGTATGGTTTTCTGTTACAGTGTAATCATTTTATTTATACTCATGCTTCTAAACAAGCAAATTATTGGTGGACAGACTTTTATTGATGGAAGTAAAGTTATATTACAATATATAGACAGTACCTTTACAGCTTTTACTTTTATTGATGGAGGTAAAgtaaatattaaaatatatagATAGTGACTTTGCATTCCTTCTACTTTGCAGACGAACCGATTTTCAAAGAATACTCTGGTTGGTTACTGCGAAGTTGATCTCTTCGAAATGCTTACTAAGGTAACACTATTGTTCATCTCATCCTTAAGTCATATTTGTCTCCCTACACGGGCTATTTCTTATTTTCTTTTGGAGAGGCTCATGTCCTCTTCAGTTTAGTCGGCTGCATACCAGTTAGCTAGAGTAGACCCTAGGGAATGTTTTGTGTCTTTTAAAGTTGGAGACACTATTTCCGCTTGTTGGTGATTAAGACTAGaagctttcttttccttttcaaaTGTAGATATTATGTTGGGAATGCTCCTGAACTTGAATTTTTCCGTATCAGGACTTGGAGGAACACTCTGAGGACCTTCCTCTGTTGGACCCATCGTCACCCAATACTAACGTGGGCAGCGTATCCATCTCCTGTCACATCGAAGTAACTGTTCTTGATTATTTGTCTTTTTTTATCAGAACTCACAGAGCACCGTTCATGTACTGATTTTATTTTTGTCCATTTATTCCATTGCAGGACCCTGTTGAAACAGAACAAAGCTTTGCCCGCCGTGTCTTAGCTATAGTGGTATTCTTTTAATACTGATACCATGTCTTCATATATGATTATTACTTACAAATCACATCATTGGAAGAATGGAACATGCCAACGTTTTTCATGCTATTTTTAACTAATTTTGTGCTCATGATATTTAGATATGAATCATATTAATAGCTTTTAGCTGTAACAAGTGAGTGCATTGGCACTGCAGCAGTTAAACTAAGAACTGAGGTAGGGTTTCAGCAGAATTGAAAGAAAAAATTGTTGGGATGTCCTGGATTGATGATTTTTGTATTAAAAAAACATTTAGGACTCGGCGCATTTGACTAAAAGACAATGCTCTGCAATGAGTGTGCTTGTATTATAATATGCCTTATTTACTGCAGTTGCACCTCGTCTAATTTTGTTGTTGCTGTTGCTTTTACCAAGTGTCCGACTCAAAGACAATATTCTTTAATGCCCAGTGATCATAATGTTGCTGAATGCTTTCGAATATTTTTTCTCGagtacgcaggagagctgcgtatcattgtaaTGGTTTCGAATATGATGCTCGTCAATTTCTTTTTGTGTGTATTGCCTTTATTTCTTTGTGTTCCACCCTGCAAGACATAACATTTCCTGCACTGCAACAGGACTATGATGAAGATGGAACACTTTCCTTATCTGAGTTCTCAGACTTGATGAAAGCTTTTGGTAATAAATTAGCAGTTGCAAAGGTTAGACTCCATTCCATTTTCTTGGAGAGTATGTTCCCTGTATTCAGTCCCTTCTGTTGAGTGCATCTTATTAATTTCTTTCATACATTAGATTGAAGAGCTTTTCCGTCAAGCAGATACAAATAGTGATGGCATAGTTGACATAGATGAACTGGCAGCCCTACTGGCTGATCAACAAGAAAAGTAACAATTTGCTACTTTGTATTTTGTTATGTTTTGAAATTAATTATTGCTTATCTCGTAAGTATAGCAGTATCATTGATTATGCTGCCCTCTTTTTCAGAGAACCACTTATAAGTAACTGCCCTGTCTGTGGTGAAGATCTTGGGAAATATGATAACATAAATGATATGATACATATGACACTTTGCTTTGATGAGGGAACTGGTAATCAGATTATGACTGGTGGATTTCTAACTGACAAGCAAGCTTCTTATGGGTAAGATGCTTCATTTATTGATGTGTCTAGTCTTATTTCTGCCATTTTATCTTGTTTATTATGAAATATCATGAAAATATGAGCAAGTTATACTATAGTCACATAGTTGTCATCTGCAGGTGGATGTTCAAGCTCAGTGAATGGGCACATTACTCCACATATGATGTTGGTTTGCGCTCCGGCTCTACAGCTTCACATATTCTGGTGTGTTAAGTTGTTCCATATGGTAGATTAACTTAAAAGTTTTGAGTGATGTGAGATATGGCAGTTGTACTGTGCCCTTCATTAAATCAATGCTGTGATATAAGGTTTTTGACCGGCGAACAAAGAGGATAGTCGAAGAAGTTATTGATGGAAAAATTGTATTGTCCATGAGGGCTTTATACCAATCAAAAGTAGGCCTCACTCTTATAAATACAGGTATGTtatatcgaataatattagttcgTCTCATGTTCCCACTATTAATTTAGATGATCATATGCTGTGGTCCACTAGACAGACTCACCGAAAATGATCTGTATTTGCTTCACTCCTAAGGATGGAACCATGGAATCATACTAAAGAATGCTGGTTTGCGAATTGACCTGTTGTGATGTACAACAAGCTTCCTGCAATCGATATTTAGTTGCTGAAGCAGGTCATGAACAAGAAACCAACTGTTTGGTCACCAATTACAATCTTGCATTTAAAAGGGAAGACAAAATTCCTGTAGCTCGTCACCCCCTTGTGCTTATGTAGTCTGTAGTCTGTAGGCAAGAGTAACCTAGATAACTATGGGCTACTTAGAAGCCAGTGTACAGATTCATTCAATGTAATCACAATGTTGTCATGCAGGTGCTAAAGACCTCTTGAAGAACCTATCTGAGAAGCAAGGAAAAAAGATGAACTCACCGGAATCTGCAAAAGATATTCCCAAGTTCCTTGAGTTATTTAAGGTGCAGAGTATGACTAAACCTTTTTTTACTTAATTCTTGATGAAGTACATGCACAGTTGCACATGATTTGCAAACTTAACGAACCCTAGAGATGATGTGATGTGGAAATATTCTGTGGTCCTATGTTTATGTTGTAATTTCTTACTACCACTGCCAGCTTCTGCCTGAGTTATGCTCATATGCTGTTTAtctgtatttttttttgttttttcttattttctttccATATTACCATGAAAATGCACTTACTGTAAGATAATCTGCTGCTGCCCCTCTCTTCTGTTTTGCTGCAGCAGTAGAGTTGGCAATCGGTCAGCTCTGCTGACTACTGCTGAAGTATGGCAATAGGCCAACTACTTCATGTACTAGTTAGTACAAGTAGATGTATGGCAATAGGCCACTAGTTGTAGTGGCTGATCTCAGCCATGTAGGAGTAGTTGGGGCTGATCTCAGCCATACTCTTGTGTACCTTATAGCTGGTACAAGAGTTGTATATATACTCTGGTCATAGAAATGAAAAGTTCAGTTGCAACACATTCAGAGTTCAGTtcagtgctggtgctggtgctgtgtgtgctctgttctcatCTTATTCTACCTCTAGCCATGAGTGAGTGTTAGTGTGCTGGTGAGCTGATTGCTCACATGTGCAGGGGTTTTCTGTGCCAACACTTACAAGATACACAAATCATTATATGTCAGAGCCGTGTTAATTCCAGCACTTAGTTGTTTCACTTTTAATTTTCAAGTAACATAAGTAGTATGGAGTTAAAAGTCCTTGTCCTTGGATATATATGGAATAAAACTTTAAATTACAACAAAATTCTAAAAAATACTGTACTTTTTTCGAAGCTTTCACAACAATTTCCTATCCTTCAAATGGTGCAAAGATATATATAGAATATCCGCTATGTGAAGGTGTGATCCCAGAAATGTATACTGGTTATTGAAGGCCTGCTTTTGGTGAATGATAGAAAACACAAAAGCAGGAGAACAACAAACCCTTTTCCCCATTCAATTTCTATTTTTTAATTTACATAGAGTCCTTGGAGGTAATACAAAATCCATTCttcatttgttttttctttgggagCAAAAATCAGTCTTTATCTGTTATCTTTTCAGCTCAACCTTAACTGTGTGGGAATTTGGTCCATGGATGAGTCTTCGTCAATAGCTTGACTATCTCTGTTGAGTCTTGCTAAAATGCTAGCCATTTGGTCTTGATATTTACCTGTTGATCCATTTTGTTGCTTATCTATCTGAAATTCTGAATGTAGTTTGATCATTTGCATTTATATAAACCATTGTTGTCAACTTAGATATACATTGTATATAACTGCAGGGTCAAATTAATATGGATGAGGTCAAGGACCCTATTGAAAGTTTTAAGGTATGTATCTATAGTAGTAATTCAAGCCATCATGTTTACTATCTGTTGGACTTCCTATGACACCAATGTTTTTGGAATGAAGTAATAATAGACATTGATGGGATGGCACAtttgatttgattttgaaaaGTCTTATGTATGGGctgaattagttttttttttctttgtagaCTTTTAATGAATTTTTCATTAGAGGTCTGAAGCCTGGTGCCAGACCAATTGCACATGGTGACCAAGACAGTGTTGCTACTTGTGCTGCTGATAGCCGTTTAATGGCTTTCAGTTCCGTTGATGAGAGCACAAGGCTTTGGATCAAGGTAAAGGCACTAGTTGACTAAGAGATGAGACTTATTGAGACATGTCCATGCAAAGCACAACGCGTGATCCTTCATATGGTAGAATGTTTAGTTGATGTCTCACTGTAGTATCCTTCTGTTCCTAGGGCCGCAAATTTTCAATTGAGGGTCTCCTAGGGACCAGTGTGCACTCAGATGCTTTAAGCAATGGATCATTGGTCATTTTCCGGCTCGCACCTCAGGTACAGATTTTAATCTCCTTGTTAAGATAAAATCCTTACTTTTAAAAGCTCAATGTTTTGTCGAAAATATACTCTGGAATCATGAGTATTAACACTTTGTAATGTGCAGGATTACCATAGGTTTCATGTGCCAGTCTCAGGAACTGTGGAGAAATTTGTGGAAATTCCTGGGTGCCTGTACACGGTATATAATACTTGTATCGGAAGTATATCGGCATGTTTGTGTTATAAATTTCTTGTCATTTCTCAGCATCTTGCTGATGCTGGTCTATTTGCATTTGACAGGTCAATCCCATTGCTGTGAATAGCAAGTATTGCAATGTATTCACTGAGAATAAAAGAGTTGTCTCAATAATATCAACTTCCGAGTTTGGAAAGGTTTGCATTTTTTCTCTTTTACATTCTTATGTTGGATCAATTTTTTTTATTGAATATTGGATTAATTTTACCTCCTAAAGTTGTCAGCAAACTCAACAGAAAAGGGTGTGCAATGTTCATGTAGTTTAGAATCTTCCCTAGTATTTATTGAATAGTTCGAACTGGTCTGATCTGATGCTACAGTTGAATTTGTCAATGTATGTTAAAATTGATTGTTTATCAGGGTCTTTCTGCATATTTTTTTGGAGCAACACGAAtgtcaaaatatattttatgattcACTTGTTTACCGTTTCTTTGAGATGAACTGATTATAAAGTCAATACAGCCTGAAGCTTAGCTGCCCTTTACTCATCATGCAATGACTTTTCTTGTTCCTGATGGCATGGTTCAGGTAGCATTTGTTGCGATTGGAGCAACCATGGTAGGAAGCATCACGTTCTTGAAAAAAGAGGGTGACTACGTCCACAAAGGAGATGAGGTATTTTTCATGCATTTCCTCTTAATATATTGTGATAATTTCTTCTGATGTTTGTGTGAAGGTGTAAAATTATCTGTTCcatctttttttctctcttccAGTTTGGGTATTTCTCCTTTGGAGGGAGCACAGTGATATGCGTCTTCGAGAAGGTTCTCTCATGCTTCTCTGCTTGCTAACTATTTGTCCATTTTATGCATAAAAAATTGTTGCCACTCATACATGCAGATTCTAAAACGAAATTATTGCTCATGAAACTTTGACTCTGCGTGGCAGGATGCGATCCAATTTGATGCTGATCTTGTGGCAAACAGCGAAAGGTCACTGGAAACCCTTGTTTCTGTTGGTATGACTCTGGGCGTCTCGACAAGGAACAAGGGGCTGCAGGTCCCGGATCTGCAGAAATTTTCGCTTGAATGACGTAGGTAATATGTGATACAATTAGGACGTCCTCCATGTTACATAGCTGTAAATTGCGTGCAGGTTAACAGTAGGGTGTATTTGCAACTAGCAACTGCCACTTgcaccctgttcgcttatgctgaaatttggcttatgcgaAAAAATAGTGCTAAATAAGCTCAAGTGAACAGTTAGAAAACAAAGATTTGAAACATACAGTAGCATTTAGTGCCAGATGTTAACTAGAATCATACTGATCCACGCATCTTGATGTGGACTCACAAGATAGTtgcacttaggccttgtttagttcctccccctAAAGTTTATTtcatatcacatcggatgtttggactacatgcatgaagtattaaatatagactaaaaaaataactaattgtacagatcgtgactaatttgcgagacgaatttttttaagcctaagcagtctatgatttgacaatgtggtgctacagtaaacatgtgctaatgacggattaattaggcttaataaatttgtcttgcGGATTACTGtggacttctgtaatttgttttattattactatccgaaaaCTCACATGTGACATCCCTAAACTTTATCCctagatttaaacaccaccttaaCAGTTTTCTCAAGTCCTAATCATGAGACACCGGGCCTGTATATGATACTCCAGATCATAAATGGCACCAATTAGTTAGGATTTACCAATACAGTACATGAATTTCCTACCCGAGGATAGGCAGACTAGAGTACAATGGAAGGGGAAGTAGGGAGTGGTGGAGGCAGCCTTGTCAAGATAGCTCctctgctccttcttcttcttcttcttcttcccctcatCCTGCTTCACTCCTTGTTGCTTCTTGGTGATATTGTCATGAGAGTCTTTGATGGAAGACGAAGATGGTGAGGATGGCTTCTTGGGGAACACCTTGGCGAGCGATGGCATGCAGGAGAGTCCCATATGGGCTCTGGTCTGCTGCTCCAGTTCTCCTGACGATTGGGCGTTTGTGTGCTTGTTTGACAGTCTTGACTGCTCTCGTGTTTGAAATTGGAAATTTGGAATGCCAGGTGATGCTCTCGGCAAACACCCATTTGGCCATATTTATATGGGACTGGGAGAGTGGAGTGGAGGTGCCTCCAAGTACCAAGCTTTCAAGAAATAACGTAGCACGTGGTCAGCACTGCGTGACCTATATGCTTACGTCACAAATATCACTGGTGGTGATATTTAGCACCTTGCATTTTTTTTGGGCTCTCGTGGCTTCTTTTCTTTGCATTGCCCACCGCTGACCCTGCAGCTGATTGTCCATATAATAGCCTATGCTTTATTAGCTCTCAGGCTCTGATCGCTGGTTTCTGCTGTGACGATACTGACTAAACGTGCAGTTGCATGGCTTGTTcaaataataatatgtcattcacCAATCACCATGGGTATCTGAACAAGCCCTAGGAGATAACAAAAGCTTCCGATCGGATATATAACAAATTACTGTGATGACCAAGAACTACACTAGCATTTAGGAATAAAGACAAATGTAATTTGAACTGTCAAAGCCAAATGTCAATAGgttcaaaaaaagaagaagccaTTTAGGAATAAAGACTTGGCATGCCGCTTGTGTCATTTCTGAAATGGTGCAGGCGGCGGCGTGATACAGGAGTATTCTAGTCAATTAGTTAAACAAACACCAAAAGATTAGTACATATGGCACCAGGTTACTTCTGAATGCTCGTCGACCCAAACAGATCAATCAGATAAGAGGTAGTAATTCAAATATTCAATGGAGTAGAAATGGACGTGATGCTTTCTAATCTAAACTTGAAATGATGTCACTCCATTCACAAGAATATTTTGCGTGACCTCACATTTTTTAGTTCCATTTTGTAGTCATGCCTTTTCAGACCATCAGGACGATACCAAGTCGGCAAGGGCACAGGCCATCTGTAGTATAGTTCAACAATATGGCCACACTGTAATGCCATCCATAAATTTATAGTACGAttgattattattattagatGCAGCAGAATACCTATTAAATTTGACACTGCGATCACCAGCAATAGTCCAGTCAAGCAGATGCATAATCATCAAGGCCAGCTTCATCAATGGTCCTAATAAACACACCAAAGAATATATTTAATTGATTTATGATGCTTTACAGAACCAGCTATCATAGATTGCTTGCACAACTTCTGTACATCCTCAAGACCTGAATACACTGCATAACAAGAACTTGAATACCCCAAAAGAACAAGGCATACCTTTTTTTTTCCTCAAAAGGTCCCAAGACATGGAGGTTCGCGTCCCACTTTAAGTACGGGGTCCCATCTGCGTACTTGTCATAGAAGTTCATGCCAACAAATTTCCCGTCAAAATCAAGAAGGGGCCCTCCAGTGCCGGCCTATAACAGACCGGTAAAAGGAGAAGTCTTCATTGGTAATTTCGTAATTAACTAATTAATACACAGTCCAATGCAACCATGATCATCAACCATGTAATAATAGGAGAGAAGATAGCAGACATACTTTAGTGATTCTACATGTAGAAAACATAAGAAATTTGCAATCATATGTGCACATCATGCAAGCCTTTTCCCCTCTTGAGGCCATTAATTCGCTGGATTCGAAGATACACCCCACAGCTACTACTTCACAATCCTTAAGCAACTGATGTTAGCTAATGATCCAAACAGGTCTAATATTAGCTAAGAGTTGGGTCAGACCATGGAcgtaatagttagctagctaatattagctaTGAGCTATTTTTTTAATGTGTAGCTATGAGCTATTAGCTAACTATTAGCTAATAGGTCCCAACAAGGCCTGTATTAGTACATGGTCTGCGCCTATTAATATCTCTAGGCGTAATGcaccgatttttttttaatttataatCTTCTTTCGCTCACAAAGGACACATATTGAAAAATACTATTTGTCGGACATAATTATGAAATTTCTTGAAGTAAATTTACTATCAATTCAAATTTAACTATTCATTCTAAATATCACAGACCAGAAACACCGTAATGGTAAACATGATGCTGTTTTGGTTCCGCTTCTTTTTTCGGATTGGACTCCAAGCTTTTTCCCCGCAGTCCACACAAACATCCTTTCACTCGTGGTGGAAAAGAGTAAGCAATGCTGCTAGTGACATGGTAAGGAAAGGAATCAACTCTCTCATAATCCTGGGAGCTTGGACCTTATGGACACACCGCAACAAATGTGTTTTTAATGGTGCAACCCCAAGTGTTGCAGGCACTCTTGCTGTAGCGGAAGATGACAAAAGGTCGTGGTCTTTGGCGGGGGCTTGAGGATTATCCCTCTTGTGGATGCCCTCACTCCGGGTGGTTAGCGCCCTGTCTATTGTGGCCGTGTTTTCTCTGTCACGGGCGCGTTAGTTTCCTAGCAGCAGCTGCTGCAGAGCGTGTTGTGTTGTATGGGTTGTTACCccttttattatctttttaataTAATGAAGCGTAGCTCTTCTGCGTTTTTTAGAGAAAAAATAAACATGATGCTATTTGAGCAAGCTTTCAATAGAAGATGGGCCAATGTTCCTTTGGTCTAAAAAAAAGATGCTActtgcgcccccccccccccccccccccccccccccccccccccccccccccccccccccccgttgaaTAGAACCTTTTAACAATAAAGGTTGTTGACACCATATTTGACTCGATGCTGTAGGCCTTCATGTGGTCCCTATGTGGTGGCACCATCCCGGGAGGGCGAGTTTTTGGTTCGAACTTGATTCAAATGGCAACATCCAGTACAAAAACCATTAGCGCTGCAATTTGTACTATCAAAGCCACGTGCCAATGGAATACCATTTAAAAATTAGCATGGCACATTTCAGTTCTTGAATGGTACTCCATAACCTAAGTGTTCCCAAATGCATTAAACAAGGCAGCACCATCGTCGAGTAAATTAAACATGGACCTGAACGGTTTGATTACGAATATGACATGTAGTACAACGTAAGCAGAGAGCCCAAGTATAATTACATAGCTAAGCCCAAAATAGTAACAGTTCACAAATAGGGCGCCATACGTGTGGCAAAAATGTCACTTCTGGATGCTTGTCAGTTGCACAACCCAAACAGGTCCATCAGATGAGATATATGAAGATAGTAAATCAATGGAGTAGGACGTGATGCTGATGCCTTCAAAACTTGCAATGATGTCACCCCATTCATGTGATGATGTCACTCCATTCACAAGAATATTTTATGGGACCTCACATTTTCTAGTTCCATTTTGTAGTCATGCCTTTTCAGATCATCAGGATGATACCAAGTCGGCAAGGGCACATGCCAACTGTAGTTCAATGATATGGCAACAATGTAATGTCATCCAACATTGAACTTATATAGTAATAATTATTAGATGCATCAGAATACCTATTAAGCATGACACTGCGATCACCAGCAATAGTCCAGTCAAGCTTAGTAGATGCATAATCATCAAGGCCAGCTTCATCAACGGTCCTACAAAACACACCAAAGAAGATATTTAATTGATTAATGATGCTTTACAGAACCTTCTATAATAGATTGCTTACACAACTCTTGTAAATCCTCCAGACCTAAATACATTACATGACAAGCACTTAAATATACCCCAAAAGAAATAGGCATACCTTTTCTTCTTAAAATGTCCCAGGACATTGAGGATCATGTCCCATGGTAGGAACGGGGTTCCACTTGCGTAGTTGTCGTAGAAGTTCATGCCAACAATATTTCCATCAAAATCAAGAAGGGGCCCTCCAATGCCGGTCTAACAGGTAAAAGGAGAAGTCTTCATTGGAAATGTCGAACAGATATCGTAATTAACTCATTAATACACAGTCCAATGCAACCATGATTATCAACCGTGTAATAATAGGAGAGAAGATAGCAGACTTACTTTAGTGATTGTACATGTAGAAAACATAAGAAATTTGCAATCATATGTGTACAACATGCAAGCCTTTTCCCCTCTTGATG
Coding sequences within:
- the LOC136454114 gene encoding phosphatidylserine decarboxylase proenzyme 2-like — its product is MGHAASRPNGCAGDGHGDGEVLPSRFARFRRRLRHRLHRRRGNGDDSASAKALAAEDFAGIARIRIVKADMQFKDKFFACLSLGERTYRTETSDNTHRPVWDSEKKVIVETNGPHIARISVFETNRFSKNTLVGYCEVDLFEMLTKDLEEHSEDLPLLDPSSPNTNVGSVSISCHIEDPVETEQSFARRVLAIVDYDEDGTLSLSEFSDLMKAFGNKLAVAKIEELFRQADTNSDGIVDIDELAALLADQQEKEPLISNCPVCGEDLGKYDNINDMIHMTLCFDEGTGNQIMTGGFLTDKQASYGWMFKLSEWAHYSTYDVGLRSGSTASHILVFDRRTKRIVEEVIDGKIVLSMRALYQSKVGLTLINTGAKDLLKNLSEKQGKKMNSPESAKDIPKFLELFKGQINMDEVKDPIESFKTFNEFFIRGLKPGARPIAHGDQDSVATCAADSRLMAFSSVDESTRLWIKGRKFSIEGLLGTSVHSDALSNGSLVIFRLAPQDYHRFHVPVSGTVEKFVEIPGCLYTVNPIAVNSKYCNVFTENKRVVSIISTSEFGKVAFVAIGATMVGSITFLKKEGDYVHKGDEFGYFSFGGSTVICVFEKDAIQFDADLVANSERSLETLVSVGMTLGVSTRNKGLQVPDLQKFSLE